In the genome of Desulfovibrio desulfuricans, one region contains:
- a CDS encoding autotransporter outer membrane beta-barrel domain-containing protein → MIILFLLLELAAAPCALATTYNVSGTKSGSISAGDEWVVSSGNTLVTDTVQINGGLTNSGTVNNKWLKNFGKLTNSGILTNNVDGTLTNESGGRLTNESGGTLTNSGTLNNNYYLKNEGTLTNTGTLNSYFSLENEGTLANTGTLNNNNELRTFGNLMNSGILTNNVGGELKNENGGTLTNSGTLTNSGFMQNYSGTLTNSGTLTNKGDMGNNSGGTLTNSGTLTNSGTLTNSGTLMNSGTLTNSGTLMNYFGTLTNTGRLTNSGTLINVSGAMLNNNYYLENTGTLTNDGTLTNYDTLTNNSGGTLTNSGTLNNYSSLGNTGTLTNSGTLNNYSSLGNTGTLTNSGMLNNNYYLGNTGTLTNSGTLTNSSGSTLTNENGGTLTNSGTVLNNSGCWLTNSGTLLNNSGGLLTNYGTLTNTGTLNNYGYLANVGTLTNTGTLNNYGYLANVGTLTNSGTLNNNFYLGNEGTLTNTGTLNNYSGLVNEGTLTNIGTLNNNRELGNVGTLTNKGTLNNNNYLEITGTLTNTGSLLNNSGGTLANYAGGTLANYGTLTNSGTLTNYSGGVLTNIGTLTNTGTLTNEIGGTLTNTGSLLNNRGSTLLIYAGATLTNSGTLTNSGTLTNNSGGVLTNIGTLTNNSGGTLSNTGTLTSSGMLNNSGSIDNSGGTLTVASGGAYKGYSGSSLRSGTFKVLSGGSLGMGVGSSLNVNSLYLSSGGTYAGMGSKSGTVTLYGAVNLLDSSDTAFTGTLNKTSNGLLSSTVFSATSGASFATLTYTAKNLGEVVSGNASALDGVRASAASGSSVASYFNRLYTSNDSRQVQSAVQQTAGEGVVNGGRLVLAQAQAFHGAIGQQQSSFGSGQHSLALGAAPGFWSTAGQQGGDMFATVSGDSGFFQTLAQIAAMNSPNQGPQRSSAVEFRGQAHWLHQGAHDGLSGYDAEMGLAALGYDTPVSENVRIGFAGGFSGGQSRGAGVTSNVKSWFFGPYYTLKLGQITLDGDVTYTYSQGSMNGSYSFPVADSTSGDFNADTLSGNLKASHAFEFDEGVLRLIPSVGIEAMTTRRYAFTESGSFITRRYAAAIMNSVGIPVGAALQRDFEIGKTTVTPEFSAFYVRKLADTAPTASVTLLDSTTSSTTKGADAGRDLLRAGFGIRADLGGGLSASARYTGEFGGRYTDNGAELMLKYEF, encoded by the coding sequence ATGATTATTCTGTTCCTGCTGCTGGAACTGGCAGCCGCGCCTTGCGCATTGGCAACAACGTACAATGTGTCTGGAACCAAGTCCGGCAGCATCAGTGCCGGTGACGAGTGGGTTGTGTCAAGCGGCAATACGCTAGTAACCGATACCGTGCAGATCAACGGCGGGCTGACGAACTCCGGCACGGTGAACAACAAATGGTTGAAGAACTTCGGCAAGCTGACGAACTCCGGCATACTGACGAACAACGTCGACGGCACGCTGACGAACGAAAGCGGCGGCAGACTGACAAACGAAAGCGGCGGCACACTGACGAACTCCGGCACGCTGAACAACAATTACTACTTGAAAAACGAAGGTACGCTGACGAACACCGGCACGCTGAACAGTTACTTCTCCTTGGAAAACGAAGGTACGCTGGCGAACACCGGCACGCTGAACAACAACAACGAGTTGAGGACCTTCGGCAATCTGATGAACTCCGGCATACTGACGAACAACGTCGGCGGCGAGTTGAAGAACGAAAACGGCGGCACGCTGACGAACTCCGGCACGCTGACGAACTCCGGCTTTATGCAGAACTACTCCGGCACGCTGACGAACTCCGGCACCTTGACGAACAAAGGCGATATGGGGAACAACAGCGGCGGTACACTGACGAACTCCGGTACGCTGACGAACTCCGGTACGCTGACGAACTCCGGCACGCTGATGAACTCCGGTACGCTGACAAACTCCGGCACGCTGATGAACTACTTCGGCACGCTGACGAACACCGGCAGGCTGACAAACTCTGGTACGCTGATAAACGTAAGCGGTGCCATGCTGAACAACAACTACTACTTGGAGAACACCGGCACGCTGACGAACGACGGCACGCTGACGAACTACGACACTTTGACGAACAACAGCGGCGGTACACTGACGAACTCCGGCACGTTGAACAACTACAGCTCCCTGGGAAACACCGGCACGCTGACGAACTCCGGCACGTTGAACAACTACAGCTCCCTGGGAAACACCGGCACGCTGACGAACTCCGGCATGCTGAACAACAACTACTACTTGGGGAACACCGGCACGCTGACGAACTCTGGCACGTTAACGAACAGCAGCGGCAGTACGCTGACGAACGAAAACGGCGGTACATTGACGAACTCCGGCACGGTGCTGAACAACAGCGGTTGCTGGCTGACGAACTCCGGCACGCTGCTGAACAACAGCGGTGGCTTGTTGACGAACTACGGCACGCTGACGAACACCGGCACGCTGAACAACTACGGCTACTTGGCAAACGTCGGCACGCTGACGAACACCGGCACGCTGAACAACTACGGCTACTTGGCAAACGTCGGCACGCTGACGAACTCCGGCACGCTGAACAACAACTTCTACTTGGGAAACGAAGGTACGCTGACGAACACCGGCACTCTGAACAATTACTCTGGGTTGGTGAACGAAGGTACGCTGACGAACATCGGTACGCTGAACAACAACCGCGAGTTGGGGAACGTCGGCACGCTGACGAACAAAGGCACGCTGAACAACAACAATTATTTGGAGATCACTGGCACGCTGACGAACACCGGCAGTCTGCTGAACAACAGCGGCGGCACGCTGGCGAACTACGCCGGTGGCACGCTGGCGAACTACGGCACACTGACGAACTCCGGTACGCTGACGAACTACAGCGGCGGTGTTCTGACGAACATAGGCACGCTGACGAACACCGGCACGCTGACGAACGAGATCGGCGGCACGCTGACGAACACCGGCAGTCTGCTGAACAACCGCGGCAGTACTCTGTTGATCTACGCCGGTGCCACGCTGACGAACTCCGGCACACTAACGAACTCCGGCACGCTGACGAACAACAGTGGTGGTGTTTTGACGAACATCGGCACGCTGACGAACAACAGCGGCGGCACGCTGTCAAACACCGGCACGCTGACAAGTTCCGGCATGCTGAACAATTCCGGCTCCATCGACAATTCTGGCGGCACATTGACCGTGGCAAGCGGCGGCGCATACAAGGGCTATTCCGGCTCCAGTTTACGCAGCGGCACGTTCAAGGTGCTTTCCGGCGGATCGCTCGGCATGGGCGTGGGCTCCAGCCTGAACGTGAACAGCCTCTATCTTTCATCTGGGGGTACCTACGCCGGTATGGGGTCAAAATCGGGCACGGTAACGCTGTACGGAGCGGTCAACCTGCTCGACAGTTCGGACACGGCGTTCACGGGCACGCTGAACAAGACCAGCAACGGGCTTTTATCCTCCACTGTTTTTTCCGCCACGTCCGGGGCCAGTTTTGCCACGCTCACCTATACGGCCAAAAATCTGGGCGAAGTGGTGAGCGGCAACGCCAGCGCGCTGGACGGCGTGCGCGCAAGCGCCGCGTCTGGCTCATCCGTGGCAAGCTACTTCAACAGGCTGTACACCAGCAACGATTCCAGGCAGGTGCAGAGCGCCGTGCAGCAAACCGCGGGCGAGGGCGTGGTGAACGGCGGGCGGCTTGTTCTGGCTCAGGCGCAGGCCTTTCACGGGGCCATAGGCCAGCAGCAAAGCAGCTTTGGCTCCGGGCAGCATTCCCTGGCCCTGGGCGCGGCGCCGGGCTTCTGGTCCACGGCCGGGCAGCAGGGGGGAGATATGTTTGCAACCGTAAGCGGTGATTCCGGCTTCTTTCAGACGTTGGCGCAAATTGCGGCCATGAACAGCCCAAATCAGGGCCCACAGCGCTCAAGCGCCGTGGAATTTCGTGGGCAGGCCCACTGGCTGCACCAGGGCGCGCACGACGGCCTGAGCGGCTACGATGCCGAGATGGGCCTGGCGGCGCTGGGCTACGACACGCCGGTTTCCGAAAACGTGCGCATCGGTTTTGCCGGGGGCTTCAGCGGCGGGCAGTCGCGCGGGGCGGGCGTTACCAGCAACGTAAAGTCGTGGTTTTTTGGCCCTTATTACACCTTGAAGCTCGGCCAGATCACGCTTGATGGCGATGTGACCTATACCTACAGCCAGGGCAGCATGAACGGCAGCTACAGCTTCCCCGTGGCGGATTCCACCTCTGGCGACTTCAACGCCGACACGTTATCCGGCAACCTCAAGGCTTCGCACGCCTTCGAATTCGACGAAGGCGTTCTTCGGCTTATTCCTTCCGTGGGCATCGAGGCCATGACCACCCGGCGTTATGCCTTTACGGAATCGGGCAGTTTTATCACCCGGCGCTATGCAGCAGCCATCATGAACAGCGTGGGCATTCCCGTGGGCGCGGCCCTGCAACGGGACTTTGAAATCGGCAAAACCACGGTGACGCCGGAATTTTCGGCGTTCTACGTGCGCAAACTGGCCGACACTGCCCCCACCGCAAGCGTTACCCTGCTGGACAGCACAACATCTTCCACCACCAAGGGGGCGGACGCCGGGCGCGACCTGCTGCGCGCGGGATTTGGCATTCGTGCTGACCTTGGCGGCGGCCTTTCGGCCAGCGCCCGCTACACCGGCGAATTCGGCGGCCGCTACACCGACAACGGCGCGGAGCTGATGCTCAAGTACGAGTTCTAG
- a CDS encoding sodium:proton antiporter, translating into MVRFSLWGGALYAAVFMPEAALASAGQPHIPGAELSVLWAVPFACMLLSIAVMPLVLPHIWEKHFGKIAAFWGLAFLAPCLAVYGYSVALYEFLHIILLDYMPFLVLLVALFTVAGGVRLTGSLVGTPLVNTGLLAVGTLLASCMGTTGAAMLLIRPLLRANAHRRYRAHSVIFFIFLVANIGGSLTPLGDPPLFLGFLKGVDFFWTTTNLLAKTSLLAATLLAIFFVLDSALFKKEGSPRPTAQPAETAEKLGLEGGVNLLFLLGIVIAVLLSGLYPLGELVTISGVTVEGQNLLRDVALLCIAGLSLRFTSRRCRELNGFSWAPMEEVAKLFFGIFLSMIPAIAILRAGTEGALAPLICLVSHDGQPVNSMYFWLAGILSSFLDNAPTYLVFFNTAGGDAQRLMHEMPATLAAISAGAVFMGANSYIGNAPNFMVRSIAESDGVRMPSFFGYMVWSVGILVPLFALLTWLFFV; encoded by the coding sequence ATGGTCAGGTTTTCTTTATGGGGGGGCGCACTGTACGCCGCCGTCTTTATGCCGGAGGCTGCACTGGCGTCCGCCGGGCAGCCGCATATCCCCGGTGCGGAGCTTTCTGTCCTCTGGGCCGTTCCGTTTGCGTGCATGCTGCTTTCCATTGCTGTCATGCCGCTTGTACTGCCCCACATTTGGGAAAAACACTTTGGCAAGATTGCCGCGTTCTGGGGGCTGGCCTTTTTGGCGCCCTGTCTGGCTGTTTACGGTTATTCCGTGGCGCTGTACGAATTCTTGCACATTATCCTGCTGGATTATATGCCGTTTTTAGTGCTGCTGGTCGCGCTGTTTACCGTGGCCGGCGGCGTCAGACTGACAGGCTCGCTGGTGGGCACGCCTCTGGTCAATACCGGGCTACTGGCCGTGGGTACGCTGCTGGCAAGCTGCATGGGCACAACCGGCGCGGCCATGCTGCTTATCCGCCCCTTGCTGCGGGCCAATGCCCACCGCAGGTACAGGGCGCATTCTGTCATATTTTTTATTTTTCTGGTGGCCAATATTGGCGGCTCGCTAACGCCGCTGGGCGACCCGCCCCTGTTTTTGGGCTTTTTGAAAGGGGTGGATTTTTTTTGGACCACAACCAACCTGCTGGCTAAAACCAGCCTGCTGGCCGCCACGCTGCTTGCAATCTTTTTTGTGCTTGACTCAGCCCTGTTCAAAAAGGAGGGCAGCCCAAGACCCACGGCGCAGCCTGCGGAAACGGCTGAAAAGCTGGGGCTTGAAGGCGGGGTTAACCTGCTGTTCCTTTTGGGAATTGTGATTGCCGTACTGCTTTCGGGCCTTTACCCGTTGGGTGAGCTGGTCACCATATCCGGCGTGACGGTAGAGGGGCAAAACCTGCTGCGTGATGTGGCCCTGCTGTGCATCGCCGGGCTTTCGCTCCGTTTTACCAGCAGGCGTTGCCGCGAGCTCAACGGTTTTTCCTGGGCGCCCATGGAAGAAGTGGCCAAGCTGTTTTTTGGCATATTTTTAAGCATGATACCCGCCATAGCCATTTTGCGGGCGGGTACGGAAGGGGCGCTGGCTCCGCTTATATGCCTGGTGTCGCACGATGGGCAGCCGGTAAATTCCATGTATTTCTGGCTTGCGGGCATTCTCTCGAGCTTTTTGGATAATGCGCCCACGTATCTTGTATTTTTCAATACGGCAGGGGGCGACGCGCAACGCCTCATGCACGAGATGCCCGCCACACTGGCGGCCATCTCTGCGGGTGCCGTGTTCATGGGGGCCAATAGCTACATCGGCAATGCGCCCAATTTTATGGTGCGCTCAATTGCAGAAAGCGACGGCGTGCGCATGCCAAGCTTTTTTGGCTATATGGTATGGTCGGTGGGCATACTGGTGCCTCTGTTTGCGCTGCTGACCTGGCTGTTTTTTGTGTAG
- a CDS encoding EF-hand domain-containing protein produces MLEQMKSSSGTQAQDDLAGKLFGDLDSDGDGALSLAETGLSSNLYNNIDTDGDGSVSQTELQKAIETQRNAMLTNMQLGQSQATGTATTDASSTDSSSTLSAAQGLLSSIMSGQMPGGAQGSQSGRKHAGLASKLFSALDSDGSGGLSMDETGLGQSVFDAMDTDQDGSVSSDELAAALKKQRENMQSTAQASQGDSSSQSSSDEPDAKTLLSSIMNGQMPPPPPQGQATSSSQNGSTGVASKLFSDLDSDGTEGLSISETGLNQSAFDSMDTNQDGSVSSDELAAALEKQREAMGSGQGSTSRTDMARSFLSALANSTYQTISQTTASTQSVEAVA; encoded by the coding sequence ATGCTTGAGCAGATGAAGAGTTCCAGCGGCACGCAAGCTCAGGACGATCTGGCAGGCAAACTTTTTGGGGATCTTGATTCTGACGGGGACGGCGCGCTGAGCCTCGCAGAAACTGGCCTGAGCAGCAATCTTTACAACAATATTGATACAGACGGCGACGGATCCGTTTCGCAGACCGAGCTGCAAAAGGCCATCGAGACCCAGCGCAACGCCATGCTGACCAACATGCAGCTGGGTCAGAGCCAGGCGACAGGTACGGCGACCACGGATGCATCGTCCACAGACTCATCCTCCACGCTGTCCGCCGCTCAGGGGTTGCTTTCGTCCATCATGAGCGGGCAAATGCCCGGCGGCGCGCAGGGATCCCAGTCTGGTCGCAAACATGCGGGTCTGGCGTCCAAGCTCTTTTCCGCGCTGGACAGTGACGGCAGCGGAGGTCTGAGCATGGACGAAACGGGCCTCGGCCAGTCGGTGTTCGACGCCATGGACACCGATCAGGACGGCTCCGTTTCAAGCGACGAGCTCGCCGCTGCGCTCAAGAAGCAGCGTGAGAACATGCAGAGCACGGCTCAGGCGTCGCAGGGCGATTCCAGCTCGCAAAGCTCGTCCGACGAACCTGACGCCAAAACACTGCTTTCGTCCATCATGAACGGGCAGATGCCCCCGCCTCCGCCGCAGGGGCAGGCGACTTCGTCCAGCCAGAACGGTTCGACCGGCGTGGCTTCCAAGCTGTTCTCCGACCTGGACAGCGACGGCACCGAAGGCCTGAGCATCAGTGAGACCGGCCTTAACCAGTCGGCGTTCGACTCCATGGACACCAACCAGGACGGCTCCGTTTCAAGCGACGAGTTGGCCGCCGCCCTCGAAAAACAGCGCGAAGCCATGGGTTCCGGCCAGGGGTCCACAAGCCGTACCGACATGGCCCGCAGCTTTCTTTCCGCGCTGGCCAACAGCACCTATCAGACCATAAGCCAGACCACTGCCTCCACCCAGAGCGTGGAAGCCGTAGCCTGA
- a CDS encoding methyl-accepting chemotaxis protein → MKLVTKISFGMGTLGLLMAVLAGYLLWQMAELNSITSVLAHRNVPVSELAGEVSADVAEFRILEFRYLSEKDPQKMASLASAAEDVRRKFDREVKELGELCISGNARQCVVGIEHELKSYLDTSREVYRLRQEGKPAESFELLTGKGQADYGTLAAAIGRLVKTSHDNANARGLLGDNLYATSNAIGISLTVFALLLAAGVAVLIARETKRQLGKDPGDLLLTAQRVVDGDFNIDDGHAKIGVYGAIASMVEALKEHIDDARRESEKAREQTRQAHSAMDSANIAKDEAHKKADAMLNAAGRLERVVQVVSSASTQLSAQIEQSDKGASQAAQRLAEAATAMNQMNATVQEVARNAGQASVASSETKEKAESGSAIVQKSLLSIGRVQTVSQELKQDMLQLNTHAQAISQIMGVISDIADQTNLLALNAAIEAARAGDAGRGFAVVADEVRKLAEKTMASTHDVGNAIGAIQASTSKSMDSMDNALEQVNQATGYASQSGQALNEILETVLGMADQVNAIATASEEQSAASDEINQTIVHVNDMVKQTADAMGEATQAVVELARQAQDLGMLIKEMKQE, encoded by the coding sequence ATGAAGCTCGTAACAAAGATCTCTTTTGGAATGGGGACGCTAGGTTTGTTGATGGCCGTACTGGCCGGGTATCTGCTTTGGCAAATGGCAGAACTCAACAGTATAACATCCGTATTGGCGCACAGAAACGTGCCAGTCTCTGAGCTGGCCGGTGAAGTCAGCGCCGATGTCGCGGAGTTCAGAATTTTGGAGTTTCGCTATCTTTCGGAAAAAGACCCGCAAAAGATGGCGTCGCTGGCTTCTGCGGCAGAGGATGTCAGACGAAAATTTGACCGGGAAGTCAAGGAGCTCGGCGAGCTTTGCATTTCGGGCAACGCCAGACAATGCGTTGTAGGTATCGAGCATGAACTGAAAAGTTATCTCGATACCTCCCGCGAAGTTTACCGCCTGCGGCAGGAGGGAAAACCTGCGGAATCTTTTGAGCTGCTCACAGGCAAGGGGCAAGCCGACTACGGGACGCTTGCCGCCGCCATTGGCAGGCTGGTGAAGACCTCTCACGACAACGCCAATGCCCGAGGCCTGCTGGGCGACAACCTGTATGCCACAAGCAACGCCATTGGTATCAGCCTGACAGTTTTTGCCCTGCTGCTGGCTGCGGGGGTAGCCGTGCTGATTGCGCGCGAAACAAAGCGGCAGCTGGGCAAAGACCCCGGCGACCTGCTGCTGACGGCGCAGCGGGTGGTTGACGGCGATTTTAATATTGACGATGGACATGCCAAGATCGGCGTGTACGGCGCTATTGCAAGCATGGTGGAAGCGCTGAAAGAGCACATCGACGATGCACGCCGCGAATCGGAAAAAGCCCGCGAGCAGACGCGTCAGGCCCACTCGGCAATGGACAGCGCCAACATTGCCAAGGACGAGGCCCACAAAAAAGCCGACGCCATGCTCAACGCCGCCGGGCGGCTGGAAAGAGTGGTGCAGGTCGTAAGCTCGGCATCTACCCAGTTGTCCGCCCAGATAGAGCAGTCCGACAAGGGAGCCTCGCAGGCGGCGCAGCGGCTTGCCGAGGCGGCCACCGCCATGAACCAGATGAACGCGACCGTGCAGGAAGTGGCCCGCAATGCCGGGCAGGCCTCTGTGGCCTCGTCCGAAACAAAGGAGAAAGCCGAGAGCGGCTCCGCCATTGTGCAAAAATCGCTGCTCAGCATTGGCCGGGTGCAGACGGTTTCGCAAGAGCTCAAGCAGGACATGCTGCAGCTCAACACCCATGCCCAGGCTATCAGTCAGATAATGGGCGTAATTTCAGATATCGCCGACCAGACCAATCTGCTTGCCCTTAATGCCGCCATTGAAGCCGCCCGAGCCGGGGATGCCGGGCGGGGTTTTGCCGTTGTGGCTGACGAGGTGCGCAAACTGGCGGAAAAAACCATGGCCTCCACCCACGACGTGGGCAACGCCATTGGCGCCATACAGGCAAGCACCTCAAAGAGCATGGACTCCATGGACAACGCGCTTGAGCAGGTCAATCAGGCCACAGGCTACGCCAGCCAGTCGGGCCAGGCGTTGAACGAGATTCTTGAAACTGTGCTGGGCATGGCGGATCAGGTCAACGCCATCGCCACTGCCAGCGAAGAGCAGTCTGCCGCCAGCGACGAAATTAACCAGACGATCGTGCACGTAAACGATATGGTCAAGCAGACCGCCGACGCCATGGGCGAGGCCACGCAAGCAGTAGTGGAACTGGCCCGTCAGGCGCAGGACCTGGGTATGCTGATCAAGGAGATGAAACAGGAATAA
- a CDS encoding YqaA family protein — protein MSLGVLWGLFISAFVAASVFPAQSELFLAGALVKQYAPVWAIIGAASLGNTLGSATNWLLGRFFIRYNDRPWFPINISKLSKAEAWYRKYGRWSLLLSWMPIVGDPITLVAGILREPFSSFILIVALAKTARYIVIAVITLQFAC, from the coding sequence ATGAGCCTGGGCGTGCTGTGGGGGCTTTTTATCTCTGCTTTTGTCGCCGCGTCTGTCTTTCCGGCGCAGTCAGAGCTTTTTTTGGCGGGCGCGCTGGTCAAGCAATATGCGCCGGTGTGGGCCATCATTGGCGCGGCCAGCCTGGGCAACACGCTTGGCTCTGCAACAAACTGGCTGCTGGGGCGCTTTTTTATCCGCTACAATGATCGCCCATGGTTTCCCATCAACATCAGCAAACTTTCCAAGGCCGAGGCGTGGTACCGCAAATATGGCCGCTGGTCTTTGCTCCTGAGCTGGATGCCGATTGTTGGCGACCCCATCACGCTGGTTGCGGGCATACTGCGCGAACCGTTTTCGTCGTTTATCCTTATTGTCGCCCTGGCAAAGACCGCAAGGTACATTGTTATTGCCGTTATTACCCTGCAGTTTGCATGCTGA
- a CDS encoding DUF169 domain-containing protein, whose translation MNKFEKLHETLMREMRLIHAPVAIKYFFDQQELDSFKKNQPHYSPIKPLTFCQSEVGARMEGITVLVERQNLGCTNASFVFGWKEMDEAEVKSHLKYCADADHARKVLEAKPHVPAALLAVAVSPLAAASTQPDVVHFVCDNMQAYHIIGDWMASQRIDNFQPSMSVNSAVCSGNVYTLNTKQANLYLACSGSYNSGKTERGEINVSIPGEHIEALVQRLEDRVTQKGGASITRLGEPFPGAAVCKNCPLIIFKKEHEA comes from the coding sequence ATGAACAAATTTGAAAAACTCCACGAAACGCTGATGCGTGAGATGCGCCTCATCCATGCCCCCGTTGCAATCAAATACTTTTTCGACCAGCAGGAACTTGATTCCTTCAAAAAAAACCAGCCTCACTATTCTCCCATTAAGCCGCTCACATTTTGCCAGAGTGAGGTCGGCGCGCGTATGGAAGGCATTACAGTCCTTGTAGAGCGCCAGAACCTTGGCTGCACCAACGCCAGCTTTGTTTTTGGCTGGAAGGAAATGGACGAAGCGGAAGTTAAAAGCCACCTCAAATACTGCGCCGACGCCGACCACGCCCGCAAGGTTCTTGAAGCGAAACCGCATGTTCCCGCTGCACTGCTTGCCGTGGCCGTCAGCCCGCTTGCCGCCGCCAGCACCCAGCCCGATGTCGTGCACTTTGTGTGCGACAACATGCAGGCCTACCACATTATCGGAGACTGGATGGCGAGCCAGCGCATCGACAACTTCCAGCCGTCCATGAGCGTCAACTCCGCCGTCTGTTCCGGCAACGTCTATACCCTCAATACAAAGCAGGCGAACCTGTACCTTGCCTGCAGCGGCAGCTACAATTCGGGTAAGACCGAGCGCGGAGAGATCAACGTTTCCATCCCCGGAGAGCACATCGAAGCCCTGGTGCAACGTCTTGAAGACCGCGTTACCCAAAAGGGCGGCGCTTCCATTACGCGCCTGGGCGAGCCCTTCCCCGGCGCGGCGGTGTGCAAAAACTGCCCGCTGATCATCTTTAAAAAAGAACACGAAGCCTAG
- a CDS encoding methyl-accepting chemotaxis protein — protein MSAKNKILLSVFAFFTLVIVAITYSSYRSFCASSYDSEMEQMDIMSQAVGKAVSEKMDVYFNQLELTSRMLTNPVGVGPDDLYEYKRNLLKQLLKQTGLVEAYYAFDSGETHNDKGMIPNFNAKTLNREWFTRMFGGEKRVVTTPYTSSIGATVMAVGVPLFDDSKVAGTLCINLGLTDITNFTNHVLEFDNIFLTRADGYIMANRDDKRIGKSLWEAIPDLKKYSGQQQNGRIQFTHGGKAYEGSLYVISGLGWKVWTYKPLEEIQLDSTANLRASSITAVVALVLSALMVHFLISVLIFKPLGRGVVFATAVAGGNLDETLDIRSRDEVGVLADALRHMVARLKEMLRTTEEKERHALAEAERARTAVAEADEARKEAELATQRGILQAASQIEGVVVRIASSTEELATQSEQIAHAADIQRQRMTDTSAGMEQMSASIVEVARNSGQAASNAVKTQQEAGQGVSLVRQVVASVNQVHEQTQAMKTDLTALGKQADSIGAIMDVINDIADQTNLLALNAAIEAARAGEAGRGFAVVADEVRKLAEKTIGATKEVGATITGMQMAARQSITSMDRASSVVEETTTLSHKSGAVLDAILCLAKENAEQAQSIATAAEEQSSASEEISRSLDEVARLTSDTTRGQAESAAAIQQLAEMSGDLRNVVENLKRS, from the coding sequence ATGAGTGCAAAAAATAAAATTCTCCTGAGCGTATTTGCCTTTTTTACGCTTGTGATCGTCGCCATCACCTACAGCTCATACCGAAGCTTTTGCGCCTCGTCGTACGATTCGGAGATGGAGCAGATGGACATCATGTCGCAGGCTGTGGGCAAGGCTGTATCGGAAAAAATGGACGTCTATTTCAATCAGCTGGAGCTCACCTCGCGCATGCTCACCAACCCTGTGGGCGTTGGGCCGGACGACCTCTATGAGTACAAGCGCAACCTGCTGAAACAGCTGCTCAAGCAGACTGGCCTTGTGGAGGCGTACTACGCTTTTGATTCGGGCGAGACGCACAACGATAAGGGCATGATACCGAATTTTAATGCAAAAACACTTAACCGCGAGTGGTTTACCCGCATGTTTGGCGGCGAAAAGCGCGTTGTCACCACGCCGTATACCTCCTCCATCGGCGCAACGGTTATGGCCGTGGGCGTTCCCCTGTTTGACGACAGCAAGGTTGCCGGTACGCTGTGCATAAATCTCGGGCTCACGGATATTACTAATTTTACCAATCATGTACTTGAATTTGATAATATTTTTCTGACGCGGGCCGACGGGTACATCATGGCCAACCGCGACGACAAGCGCATCGGCAAAAGCCTGTGGGAGGCTATACCGGATCTGAAAAAATACAGCGGCCAGCAGCAGAACGGGCGCATCCAGTTTACGCACGGCGGCAAGGCTTACGAGGGCAGCCTGTATGTTATCTCGGGGCTTGGCTGGAAGGTGTGGACCTACAAGCCGCTGGAGGAAATTCAGCTCGACTCGACGGCAAATTTGCGCGCCAGTTCCATAACCGCTGTTGTCGCGCTGGTTTTATCCGCGCTTATGGTGCATTTTTTGATTTCGGTGCTGATTTTCAAGCCTCTGGGCCGTGGAGTGGTATTTGCCACTGCGGTGGCGGGGGGCAACCTGGATGAAACCCTGGATATCCGCAGCCGGGACGAGGTTGGCGTGCTGGCTGATGCCCTGCGCCATATGGTGGCGCGTCTCAAGGAAATGCTGCGCACGACTGAAGAAAAGGAACGTCATGCGCTGGCCGAAGCCGAGCGCGCGCGAACCGCTGTTGCCGAGGCGGACGAAGCCCGCAAGGAGGCCGAGCTCGCCACTCAGCGTGGTATCTTGCAGGCCGCCAGCCAGATTGAGGGCGTTGTGGTGCGCATCGCATCCAGTACCGAAGAGCTGGCGACGCAGTCAGAGCAGATTGCCCATGCGGCAGACATCCAGCGCCAGCGCATGACCGATACGTCTGCGGGCATGGAGCAGATGTCCGCCTCCATCGTTGAGGTGGCGCGCAATTCCGGGCAGGCGGCCTCCAATGCCGTCAAAACGCAGCAGGAGGCAGGCCAGGGGGTTAGCCTGGTCCGGCAGGTGGTGGCCTCTGTCAACCAGGTGCACGAGCAGACTCAGGCCATGAAGACCGACCTCACCGCTCTGGGCAAGCAGGCCGACAGCATCGGCGCGATCATGGATGTCATCAACGATATAGCCGATCAGACCAACCTGCTGGCGCTCAACGCCGCCATCGAAGCCGCCCGCGCCGGCGAGGCCGGGCGCGGTTTTGCCGTTGTGGCCGACGAGGTGCGCAAGCTGGCCGAAAAGACCATCGGCGCCACCAAGGAGGTGGGCGCTACCATCACTGGCATGCAGATGGCCGCCAGACAGAGCATTACCTCCATGGATCGGGCCAGCTCGGTTGTGGAAGAAACCACCACACTTTCACACAAATCGGGCGCTGTGCTCGACGCCATCTTGTGCCTTGCCAAGGAAAACGCCGAACAGGCGCAGTCCATAGCCACAGCGGCGGAAGAGCAGTCGTCCGCGTCTGAAGAAATCAGTCGCAGCCTGGACGAAGTGGCGCGTCTGACCAGCGACACCACGCGCGGACAGGCCGAATCGGCTGCGGCCATTCAGCAGCTGGCCGAGATGTCGGGCGATTTGCGCAACGTTGTGGAAAACTTGAAAAGATCCTAG